Proteins co-encoded in one Pseudophryne corroboree isolate aPseCor3 chromosome 1, aPseCor3.hap2, whole genome shotgun sequence genomic window:
- the LOC134954757 gene encoding olfactory receptor 6N1-like → MSYDRFVAICHPLHYNVLMTNKLCCEMASCCWAGGFFSMLTTLILVCKLHFCGPHVIDHFFCDFAPILNLSCSDTFVVKLETFIFTSSVTLFPFMFIIGTYICIIITVLKIPTSTGRQKSFSTCSSHLAIVSTYYGTLITVYVVPSRQQSNSINKILSLMYTIVTPVFNPIIYSLRNKEIKIAVLKTLRKAG, encoded by the coding sequence ATGTCTTATGACCGCTTTGTGGCCATTTGTCATCCATTGCATTACAACGTCCTCATGACCAACAAATTGTGTTGTGAGATGGCTTCTTGTTGTTGGGCTGGCGGTTTCTTCTCAATGTTAACAACTCTAATTCTGGTTTGCAAGTTACATTTCTGTGGTCCGCATGTGATTGATCATTTCTTCTGTGACTTTGCTCCCATTTTGAACCTCTCTTGCTCTGATACTTTTGTTGTCAAACTAGAGACTTTCATTTTTACTTCCTCTGTGACCCTCTTCCCATTCATGTTTATTATTGGCACTTATATATGTATCATTATCACAGTACTTAAGATTCCCACCTCCACTGGTAGGCAGAAGTCATTTTCTACCTGTAGCTCCCACTTGGCAATTGTTTCAACATACTATGGCACTCTGATTACTGTGTATGTTGTGCCTTCTAGGCAGCAATCAAATTCCATTAATAAGATTTTGTCACTAATGTACACTATAGTAACTCCAGTGTTTAACCCTATAATATATAGCTtaagaaataaagaaataaagatAGCTGTTCTAAAAACCCTGAGGAAAGCCGGGTGA